One genomic segment of Dysosmobacter sp. Marseille-Q4140 includes these proteins:
- a CDS encoding PadR family transcriptional regulator, which yields MKIDKSLMAGSTTLLVLSLLSREEMYGYQMITELARRSDHTFELKEGTLYPILHGLEADRLVTVREKEAETGRVRKYYRITKKGWKVLEEKKAEWTTFTEKVNAVVCGTSPA from the coding sequence ATGAAGATCGACAAGAGTTTGATGGCGGGCAGCACCACGCTGCTGGTATTGTCCCTGCTGAGCCGGGAGGAGATGTACGGCTACCAGATGATCACAGAACTTGCCCGCCGCAGCGACCACACCTTCGAGCTGAAGGAGGGGACGCTGTATCCCATCCTCCACGGCCTGGAGGCGGACCGGCTGGTGACGGTGCGGGAGAAGGAGGCGGAGACGGGCCGGGTGCGCAAGTACTACCGCATCACCAAAAAGGGATGGAAGGTCCTGGAGGAGAAGAAGGCCGAGTGGACCACCTTCACGGAGAAGGTCAACGCCGTAGTCTGCGGCACCTCCCCGGCGTGA
- a CDS encoding pyruvate carboxylase subunit B, whose protein sequence is MEFLSNKPLYLTDTILRDAHQSQAATRMRLEDMLPACEVLDSIGYWSLECWGGATFDACMRFLNEDPWERLRALRRALPHTKLQMLFRGQNILGYKHYADDVVDAFCAKSIENGIDIIRIFDALNDVRNLEQAIRSTKKYGGMVEATLSYTISPIHDEAYFVKLAKELEQMGADVICIKDMANLLLPMDAYSLVKRLKETVSVPIHLHTHNTTGTGDMVYLMAAYAGVDIVDTALSPLANGTSQPATESLVATLQGTARDTGLDLNKMSEAAVHFRKVAQRLKDEGALDPKVLNVDTNTLLYQVPGGMLSNLISQLKQAGKEDQYYDVLAEIPRVREDFGYPPLVTPSSQIVGTQAVMNVIMGERYKTFPKESKAMLRGEYGALPGKVNEDVRAKAGIAPEEVITCRPADLLEPELPKYREEFRGLAKSDEDVLSLALFPQVAPKFLSWRDGPREAPKPEPPKPAAQAAPPNPADPSAVRELYVEYKF, encoded by the coding sequence ATGGAATTTCTATCGAACAAACCGCTGTATCTCACCGATACCATCCTCCGGGACGCCCACCAGTCCCAGGCGGCCACCCGGATGCGTCTGGAGGACATGCTGCCCGCCTGCGAGGTGCTGGACTCCATTGGCTATTGGTCGCTGGAGTGCTGGGGCGGCGCCACCTTTGACGCCTGCATGCGCTTTTTGAACGAGGACCCCTGGGAGCGCCTGCGGGCCCTGCGCCGCGCTCTGCCCCACACGAAGCTCCAGATGCTCTTCCGCGGCCAGAACATCCTAGGCTACAAGCATTACGCCGATGACGTGGTGGACGCCTTCTGCGCCAAGAGCATTGAAAACGGCATCGACATCATCCGCATCTTTGACGCCCTCAACGACGTGCGGAACCTGGAACAGGCCATCCGCTCCACCAAGAAGTACGGCGGCATGGTGGAGGCCACCCTCAGCTATACCATCTCCCCCATCCACGACGAGGCGTACTTCGTGAAGCTGGCAAAGGAGCTGGAGCAGATGGGCGCCGACGTCATCTGCATCAAGGACATGGCAAACCTCCTTCTGCCCATGGACGCCTATTCCCTGGTCAAGCGATTGAAGGAGACGGTGTCCGTGCCCATCCATCTGCACACCCACAACACCACCGGCACCGGCGATATGGTGTATCTCATGGCGGCCTACGCCGGGGTGGACATCGTGGACACGGCCCTGAGCCCCCTGGCCAACGGCACCTCCCAGCCCGCCACGGAGTCCCTGGTGGCCACGCTCCAGGGCACCGCCCGGGACACGGGTCTGGATCTGAACAAGATGAGCGAGGCCGCCGTCCATTTCCGCAAGGTGGCCCAGCGGCTCAAGGACGAGGGGGCCCTGGACCCCAAGGTGCTGAACGTGGACACCAATACCCTTTTATACCAGGTGCCCGGCGGTATGCTCAGCAACCTCATCTCCCAGCTCAAGCAGGCCGGGAAAGAGGACCAGTACTACGACGTGCTGGCGGAGATCCCCCGGGTCCGGGAGGACTTCGGCTACCCGCCCCTGGTGACCCCCTCCAGCCAGATCGTGGGCACCCAGGCGGTGATGAACGTCATTATGGGGGAGCGGTACAAGACCTTCCCCAAGGAGTCCAAAGCCATGCTGCGGGGCGAATACGGCGCCCTGCCGGGCAAGGTCAACGAGGATGTCCGGGCCAAGGCCGGCATTGCTCCGGAGGAGGTCATCACCTGCCGCCCGGCAGACCTGCTGGAGCCGGAGCTGCCCAAGTATCGGGAGGAGTTCCGTGGTCTCGCCAAAAGCGACGAGGACGTCCTCTCCCTGGCCCTGTTCCCCCAGGTAGCGCCCAAGTTCCTTTCCTGGCGGGACGGCCCCCGCGAAGCTCCCAAACCGGAGCCGCCGAAGCCCGCGGCGCAGGCCGCGCCTCCCAACCCCGCCGACCCCAGCGCCGTGCGGGAGCTGTATGTGGAGTACAAGTTTTAA
- a CDS encoding sodium ion-translocating decarboxylase subunit beta: MDAVLNFITSTGFYQFTQGGNWKCLIMIVIACVLLYLGIVKKFEPLLLVPIAFGMLVTNLPGAEMYHEILFAGGHIHWDLFGGAPITAEFLSEMSAAGVSEAVLATAAVGETISVGLLDVLYLGVKLGIYPCLIFMGVGAMTDFGPLIANPKSLLLGAAAQLGIFMTYVGCRLIGFTGPEASSIGIIGGADGPTAIFVTVMLAPALLGPIAVSAYSYMALVPVIQPPIMKLLTTEEERKIVMKPLREVSKKEKIVFPIVVTVFVALLVPSAAPLIACLMLGNLFRECGVTERLSKTVQNELINIVTIFLGVSVGATATGTTFLSPRTLAILAMGIVAFSFGTAGGVLLAKFMNLFLKEKINPLIGSAGVSAVPMAARVSQKVGQEANPGNFLLMHAMGPNVAGVIGSAIAAGVLISLFG; encoded by the coding sequence ATGGACGCTGTTTTGAATTTTATCACAAGCACCGGCTTTTATCAATTCACCCAGGGCGGTAACTGGAAATGCCTCATCATGATCGTCATTGCCTGTGTCCTGCTGTACCTGGGCATTGTAAAAAAGTTTGAGCCGCTGCTGCTGGTACCCATCGCCTTCGGCATGCTGGTGACCAACCTGCCCGGAGCGGAGATGTACCATGAGATCCTCTTTGCCGGGGGCCATATCCACTGGGACCTCTTCGGAGGCGCCCCAATCACGGCGGAGTTTTTGTCGGAAATGAGCGCCGCCGGGGTATCCGAAGCCGTGCTGGCCACGGCAGCGGTAGGCGAGACCATCTCCGTGGGACTGCTGGACGTGCTGTACCTGGGCGTAAAGCTGGGTATCTATCCCTGCCTGATCTTCATGGGCGTGGGCGCCATGACCGACTTCGGCCCCCTGATCGCCAACCCCAAGAGCCTGCTGCTGGGCGCGGCCGCGCAGCTTGGCATCTTCATGACCTATGTGGGCTGCCGCCTGATCGGCTTCACCGGTCCGGAGGCCTCTTCCATCGGCATCATCGGCGGCGCCGACGGTCCCACGGCCATCTTCGTCACCGTCATGCTGGCCCCGGCCCTGCTGGGCCCCATCGCCGTATCGGCCTACTCCTACATGGCCCTGGTGCCGGTGATCCAGCCGCCCATCATGAAGCTGCTGACCACCGAGGAAGAGCGCAAGATCGTCATGAAGCCCCTGCGGGAGGTCTCCAAGAAGGAGAAGATCGTGTTCCCCATCGTGGTGACCGTGTTCGTGGCCCTGCTGGTGCCCTCCGCGGCGCCGCTGATCGCCTGTTTGATGCTGGGGAACCTCTTCCGGGAATGCGGCGTCACCGAGCGGCTCAGCAAGACCGTACAGAACGAGCTCATCAACATCGTCACCATTTTCCTGGGGGTCTCCGTGGGCGCTACCGCCACCGGCACCACCTTCCTCAGCCCCCGCACCCTGGCCATCCTGGCCATGGGCATCGTGGCCTTCAGCTTCGGCACCGCCGGCGGCGTACTGCTGGCCAAGTTCATGAACCTGTTCCTCAAGGAGAAGATCAACCCCCTCATCGGCTCCGCCGGCGTGTCCGCCGTGCCCATGGCCGCCCGGGTGTCCCAGAAGGTGGGCCAGGAGGCCAATCCCGGCAACTTCCTGCTGATGCACGCCATGGGGCCCAATGTGGCCGGCGTCATTGGCTCCGCCATCGCCGCGGGCGTGCTGATCTCCCTGTTCGGCTGA
- a CDS encoding biotin/lipoyl-binding protein: MKKYKVTVNGVAYEVELEELTGAAPAPAAAAAPAPPPPPAPAGGEQVTAPMPGTILSVNVAVGDSVKRGQVLMILEAMKMENEIMCPRDGRVAAIQTAKGAAVESGTPLCTIQ; encoded by the coding sequence ATGAAGAAATACAAAGTGACCGTCAACGGCGTTGCCTATGAAGTAGAACTGGAGGAGCTGACCGGCGCGGCCCCTGCGCCTGCGGCCGCGGCTGCTCCGGCGCCGCCCCCGCCTCCGGCACCTGCCGGCGGCGAGCAGGTGACCGCTCCCATGCCCGGCACCATTCTCTCGGTGAACGTGGCCGTGGGCGACAGCGTCAAGCGGGGCCAGGTGCTGATGATCCTGGAGGCCATGAAAATGGAAAATGAGATCATGTGTCCCCGGGATGGCCGGGTAGCCGCCATCCAGACCGCCAAGGGCGCTGCGGTGGAGTCCGGCACGCCCCTTTGCACCATCCAGTGA
- a CDS encoding OadG family protein yields MDYNHLFVCLMGMGTVFFGLICLVALSTLMSAVLRSVGKQPAVSAPPVPVPTVPAAGAAITPELIAAISAAVAEDLGTDVTGIRILSVKPL; encoded by the coding sequence ATGGACTACAATCATCTGTTTGTGTGTCTGATGGGCATGGGGACTGTGTTCTTCGGCCTGATCTGCCTGGTGGCGCTGAGCACACTGATGAGCGCGGTGCTGCGCTCCGTCGGAAAGCAGCCGGCGGTCTCCGCTCCGCCTGTCCCGGTGCCGACAGTACCGGCCGCGGGCGCCGCCATCACGCCGGAGCTGATCGCCGCCATCTCCGCCGCTGTAGCTGAGGACCTGGGCACCGATGTCACCGGCATCCGCATCCTGTCCGTCAAACCCTTATAA